The region GAACCGTCATGCCGCACCCGTCCGGATGGCTCGCGGCGCATCCGACGTCCACGACGCCGGCCCAGGCGGCCGGCGACGGGCTGTGCCGCGGGTGCCACTCCGAGACGGACTGCAGGGAGTGTCACGAGCTGCACGTCCACCCCGGCATCCCGCCCGACAAGCTCCGGCAGCTCAGGGGCGGCAAGTGAACGAGCTGCTGAAACGCCTCGATCCGGCGCAGGTCTGGCAGGTCGTCTCCGACCCCACCTCCAACCTCGTCGGCGCGACCATCCTCATGGCCATGGCCATCCTGGTGGTCATGATCGTGCTCGTCGCGCTGACGGCACTGCTCGGTACCTCCCCGCCGCCTCGGCCCGTCGTGACCGGGCCGGCGATGACGCCTGAGGAGCGCCGTCGCAGGAACCGGCGCCGGTTCCTCGTGTGGCTCGCGGCGTCGTTGGCGGCGGTGGCGGTCCTCTCGGCTGTTGCGACCGTGGCGCTCACTGACGATCGCGTGTGCCTGCGGTGCCACGCACGCACGGTGGTCGATCAGCAGACCGCGAAGCGCAAGGGCCCGCACCCGGGCGTGAAGTGCGCGGACTGCCACGCGCGCGCGGGGCTTGCCGGCCGGGTGACGCTGGCTGCCGGGTCCGCGCGCTCGTACGCGCGCTCGGTGCTGGGGGAGGGCGGCGACAAGGGCCACGCGTTCTCGGATGCGTGCCTCGGGTGCCACCGCGACGTTCTCGACGGACCGCGCACCGTGTCGCGGGTGCGCGTCGACCACACCCACATCGTCGAGGCACGGTTCCGCTGCGTGGACTGCCATTCCGCCACGGGCCACGGACCGACAGCCGGTACGCCGAACCGCCCGCAGATGAGCCTGTGCGTGACCTGCCACGACGGCACGAAGGCGTCGGCCGAGTGCGAGACCTGCCATGTCGGGGACATCACCGGCACTCGTTCGCCGAGCATCGACCAGTACCCGCAGATCACCCTCGGCCGGGTGAGGACGTGCCGCGGGTGCCATCCGGTGGACGCGTGCAACGCCTGCCACGGCCTCGAGCTGCCGCACTCCGAGGACTTCGCCCGGGGAGAGGTGCACGGCCGGCAGGCGGCGTTCTCGCGCAAGAAGGTGTGCGCGCGCTGCCACGAGTACGGGTACTGCAGGACGAGGTGTCATCCGCACGCGGCGCACCCGTCGGAGTCGCATGCCAAGGACTGGAACCGCGCACACGCCGCGAGTTCGGGTCCGCGGGCGCAGGCGCAGTGCCGCTCGTGCCACAAGTACGCCGACTTCCGCTGCAACATGTGCCACTCGGGCTACCCGGCGCCGGCGGCCAGGCCGTAGCGGGAGCGCCGATCCCGCGTGTGCGTCCTGCGGATTCCTGAAGTACCCTGTACGCCAGAGTGCATGACGGCTAGCATTATGACGCTCAAGAACAGTGCCGCCGGAAGCGGGAACCCATGTCTGACGACACCATCGAGACCAGCGACGACGTCGAGGACGCCGGCGTAGACCCCGCCGTCGACCTCGCGGCAGCGGATGATGTGGAGCCCCCTGCCCCCGTCGAGCCCGCGGACGAGCCCCTCGGCGTCGAGGACGACGATGCCGAGGACGACGAGGACGACGAGGACGACGACGAGGTCAGCGTGGTCAACGTCTGGCTCGTGCGCGCGCTCATCGTCCTCGCGGTGGGCGTGCTGTTCCTCGTCGGGCTCGTGCTGTGGAAGGTCGCGGCGCCCGCACGCGCGCCCCGCTCCGCCGCGGAGCAGGAGCTGCTCCGCATGCGTGACGAGGTGAAGAAGTCGCCGAACAGCCCCGAGGCGCACGTGGACTACGCGAACGCGCTCTACCGGACGGGCGACGTCGAAGGAGCGATCGCGGAGCTCGAGATCGCGCTGAAGCTCAATTCCGCGCACCCGCTGGCGCTCTACAACCTCGCGATCATCCAGTACTACAACGGCGAGCGCGAGAAGGCGATCGCCGGCATGCGCGTCCTGGTCAAACGGTCGCCCACCGACCCCGAGGTGTCGTACCGGCTCGGCGTGTTCCTCGAGGAGACGGGTGATCTGAAGGGGGCCGCGGACGCCTTCGGGCAGTCCATCCAGACCCGGCCCGAGGATGTCACCGCCCGCGTGCGCTACGGGGACGTCCTCGCGAAGCTCGGCAAGGCGGACGAGGCGAAGGCTCAGTACGAGGCGGCGCTCACCTACGTGCCGGACTACGAGCCCGCGAAGAAGGGCATCGAGGACCTCAAGGGCAAGTGACCCGCGTCCCGCAAGGGGCGCCCGGACCGAACGGACGAGCGGCAGGACATGGCCAAGAAGACGGTGGACAGGTACGCGCAGCGGCGGCGGGTGACGGCGTTCCTCATCGTCGCCCTGCTGGTCCTGCTGGCGCTGCTCGGCGCGCTCGTGTGGTTCTTCATGAAGGTGAGCTTGCCGGCGGGCGCCGACCGCACCGTGCCGA is a window of Actinomycetota bacterium DNA encoding:
- a CDS encoding tetratricopeptide repeat protein: MSDDTIETSDDVEDAGVDPAVDLAAADDVEPPAPVEPADEPLGVEDDDAEDDEDDEDDDEVSVVNVWLVRALIVLAVGVLFLVGLVLWKVAAPARAPRSAAEQELLRMRDEVKKSPNSPEAHVDYANALYRTGDVEGAIAELEIALKLNSAHPLALYNLAIIQYYNGEREKAIAGMRVLVKRSPTDPEVSYRLGVFLEETGDLKGAADAFGQSIQTRPEDVTARVRYGDVLAKLGKADEAKAQYEAALTYVPDYEPAKKGIEDLKGK